CAACTGCAACACGCCACCGCTGCGCAGTTCCTTGGCCAGCGAGCGGCTGAAGCCTTCCAGGGCGCGCTGGGCGCTGGCGGCAAACGGGTCGCTGAGGCTTTCCGGCGCACGGCCGAGGATCACCAGGTGCGCGCTATGGTCGAGGTTTTTCAGCAATGGCTGGAAGAACTCACGCAGTTGCTTGAGTTGGTCGGTGTGCTTCAAGTCACTGGCGTCGAACACCACCGCCTTGAGCTTGGGGCCGTGCCCGGGAATCCACGCGGATGCCGTCGAGGCTTCTGCGCCGTAGCTGTAGACGGCGTCGGTGAGCCGATTGGCAAACGCCAGCACCTTGCTCGTCAATGCGCCGCCGCCCAGCAACAGTGCGCCTTCGACCGGGCGCAGGCGTCCGGCTTGCCAGCGTTCCAGGCGTACCGGTGACGGCAGGCCAATGGCGGCGACCAGGCGATGGCCGAGGCTTGAGTTGGCGAAGTCGATATAACGGTCAGACATGGAACGCTCTCCGAAGGCTGGGGTTCAAAGGGTTGACCATCCCAGGGTAGCAGTCGTTCGACTAGGCTCAGTGATCAAGCCCATAACCGACAGAGGGAGCTTTTCATGACTCAATTGCGCCGAGTGGCGATCATTGGCGGTAACCGCATTCCTTTCGCCCGTTCCAATGGCCCTTACGCCACGGCGAGTAACCAGGCGATGCTCACCGCCGCCCTGGAGGGCCTGATCGAGCGCTACAACCTGCATGGCCTGCGCATGGGCGAGGTGGCCGCCGGCGCGGTGCTCAAGCATTCCCGCGATTTCAACCTGACGCGCGAATGCGTGCTCGGCTCGCGGTTGTCGCCGCAGACCCCCGCATACGACATTCAGCAAGCCTGTGGCACCGGTCTGGAAGCGGCGTTGCTGGTGGCTAACAAAATCGCGCTGGGCCAGATCGAATGTGGCATTGCCGGCGGGGTGGACACCACGTCCGATGCACCGATTGGCGTGAATGAAGGGCTACGCAAGCTGCTACTCAAAGCCAACCGCAGCAAATCCATGGCAGACAAATTAAAAATTCTGTTACAACTTCGTCCGCAGCACCTCAAGCCCGAGCTGCCGCGCAATGGCGAACCGCGCACTGGGCTGTCCATGGGCCAACACTGCGAACTGATGGCCCAGACCTGGCAGATCCCGCGTGCCGACCAAGACCAGCTGGCGCTGGAGAGTCATCAAAAGATGGCCGCGTCTTACGCCGAAGGCTGGCATAACGATTTGCTCACGCCGTTTCTCGGCCTCACCCGTGACAACAACCTGCGCCCGGACCTGACCCTGGAAAAACTCGCCGCCCTCAAGCCGGCCTTCGAGCGTAGCGAAAAGGGCACGCTGACCGCCGGCAACTCTACGCCGCTGACCGATGGTGCCTCCCTGGTGCTGCTCGGCAGTGAAGCGTGGGCCAAGGAGCGGGGGCTGCCGATCCTTGCGTACCTGCGTGATGGCGAAGCGGCGGCGGTGGATTTCGTCAACGGTGCCGAGGGTCTGTTGATGGCGCCGGTGTATGCGGTGCCGCGCTTGCTGGCCCGCAATGGCCTGACCTTGCAGGATTTTGATTACTACGAGATCCACGAGGCCTTTGCTGCCCAGGTGTTGTGCACGCTCAAGGCGTGGGAAGACGCCGATTACTGCAAGACGCGCCTGGGCCTGGATGCTCCGTTGGGGGCTATCGATCGCAGCCGGCTCAACGTCAAGGGCAGTTCTTTGGCGGCAGGCCATCCATTTGCCGCCACCGGCGGGCGCATCGTTGCCAACCTCGCCAAGTTGCTGGATGCGGCGAGCAAAGGGCGGGGGTTGATTTCGATCTGTGCTGCTGGCGGCCAAGGGGTGACAGCGATTATCGAACGCTGATTGCCAAAAAAATTGGCCCATTGCATGCATTCTGAAGGGGTCAGAGGTCGGTAGCCTCTCCCACCGGCGAGCTGATTGCCGTATAACGAGTGCCACACGCGTGTTTGGTAATACAGGACCCACAATAAAAGCTGATGAAGACTCCTAAACGCATTGAACCCCTGATCGAAGACGGTCTGGTCGACGAAGTGCTGCGCCCACTCATGAGTGGTAAAGAAGCAGCTGTTTATGTGGTGCGCTGCGGCAACGAATTGCGTTGCGCCAAGGTTTACAAGGAGGCGAACAAACGAAGTTTTCGTCAGGCGGCCGAATACCAGGAAGGCCGAAAGGTCCGTAACAGCCGCCAGGCCCGGGCCATGGCCAAGGGCTCCAAGTTCGGCAAGAAAGAAACCGAAGATGCCTGGCAGAACGCCGAAGTGGCGGCGCTGTTCCGTCTCGCCGGTGCCGGCGTTCGCGTGCCCAAGCCGTACGACTTCCTTGAGGGCGTGCTGTTGATGGAGCTGGTGGCCGACGAGTACGGTGATGCAGCGCCGCGTTTGAATGACGTGGTACTGGAGCCGGACCAGGCGCGCGAGTACCACGCCTTCCTGATCTCGCAGATCGTGCTGATGTTGTGCACCGGCCTGGTGCATGGTGACCTGTCCGAGTTCAACGTACTGCTTACGCCGACGGGCCCGGTGATCATCGACCTGCCCCAGGCAGTGGATGCGGCGGGCAACAACCACGCCTTCAACATGCTGGAGCGGGACGTGGGCAACATGGCTTCCTACTTTGGACGCTTTGCCCCGGAGCTGAAGAAGACCAAGTACGCCAAGGAAATGTGGGCGCTGTACGAAGCCGGCACCTTGCATCCGGCCAGTGTGTTGACCGGTGAGTTCGACGAACCGGAAGAGCTGGCGGACGTAGGCGGTGTGATCCGCGAAATCGAAGCGGCGCGGCTGGATGAAGAGCGTCGCCAGGCGATTCGCGCGGCAGACGATGCGCCACCGAGCAAAGTGCCGGACGAACCGCCACCGCCGCCTTGGATGCAGTAACTCAAAACGGCGCGTTCCAATGTGGGAGCTGGCTTGCCTGCGATGCAGACCCCTTGGTGTATCAGTGACACCGAGGTGATGCTATCGCAGGCAAGCCAGCTCCCACATTGGGTTTTGTGTTTATCCGGTCAGGCGCAGCAGTTGCCCGCTGCCAATTCCTTGAGTATCGGGCAATCGGGTCGATGATCGCCCTGGCAGTGCTCCATCAGGTCCTGCAAGGTGTCGCGCAGTTGCCCCAGCTCGCGAATCTTGTGGTTCAACTCGTCTATGTGCTGGCGCGCCAGGGCTTTTACGTCGGCGCTGGCCCGCTGCCGGTCTTCCCACAAGGTCAGCAGCTTGCCGACCTCTTCCAATGAAAACCCCAGGTCCCGCGAGCGCTTGATAAACGTCAGGGTGTGCAGGTCGTCGTGGCCATACACACGGTAGCCGCTATCGGTGCGATGGGCCGTTTTCAGCAGGCCGATGGATTCGTAGTAGC
This genomic stretch from Pseudomonas synxantha BG33R harbors:
- the cueR gene encoding Cu(I)-responsive transcriptional regulator, which encodes MNIGQAARTSGLSAKMIRYYESIGLLKTAHRTDSGYRVYGHDDLHTLTFIKRSRDLGFSLEEVGKLLTLWEDRQRASADVKALARQHIDELNHKIRELGQLRDTLQDLMEHCQGDHRPDCPILKELAAGNCCA
- a CDS encoding PA4780 family RIO1-like protein kinase, whose product is MKTPKRIEPLIEDGLVDEVLRPLMSGKEAAVYVVRCGNELRCAKVYKEANKRSFRQAAEYQEGRKVRNSRQARAMAKGSKFGKKETEDAWQNAEVAALFRLAGAGVRVPKPYDFLEGVLLMELVADEYGDAAPRLNDVVLEPDQAREYHAFLISQIVLMLCTGLVHGDLSEFNVLLTPTGPVIIDLPQAVDAAGNNHAFNMLERDVGNMASYFGRFAPELKKTKYAKEMWALYEAGTLHPASVLTGEFDEPEELADVGGVIREIEAARLDEERRQAIRAADDAPPSKVPDEPPPPPWMQ
- a CDS encoding acetyl-CoA C-acetyltransferase — encoded protein: MTQLRRVAIIGGNRIPFARSNGPYATASNQAMLTAALEGLIERYNLHGLRMGEVAAGAVLKHSRDFNLTRECVLGSRLSPQTPAYDIQQACGTGLEAALLVANKIALGQIECGIAGGVDTTSDAPIGVNEGLRKLLLKANRSKSMADKLKILLQLRPQHLKPELPRNGEPRTGLSMGQHCELMAQTWQIPRADQDQLALESHQKMAASYAEGWHNDLLTPFLGLTRDNNLRPDLTLEKLAALKPAFERSEKGTLTAGNSTPLTDGASLVLLGSEAWAKERGLPILAYLRDGEAAAVDFVNGAEGLLMAPVYAVPRLLARNGLTLQDFDYYEIHEAFAAQVLCTLKAWEDADYCKTRLGLDAPLGAIDRSRLNVKGSSLAAGHPFAATGGRIVANLAKLLDAASKGRGLISICAAGGQGVTAIIER